The DNA sequence ATCGTCCACCATGGCCTGCCCGAAGCTGTCATAGCCTGTCGCCTCGTCGACAAAGCGCACGCCATTGCGGTTGACGCAGACCGACCAGGGGCGGCCGACATCGAAGGCCGCCTGGTGGATCTCGTGGAAATTGGATGCCTTGGGCATCGGCAGCGTCATGGTGGGGATCCACCAGCCCTCGCCCACATGCTCGACATCCGCGCCCAGCTTTTCCGCCGCGATCAGCGCTTCGCCGCGGTTGCCGTCCTCGGGCGAAGAGGAATGCCGCGTCAGCCCGGGAACGGGGAAGAAGCGGTCGCGCAGTTCCTGGTTCCATTCGAACCCGCCGGCAGCCAGGACAACGCCGTGCCGCGCATGGATCGTGTAATGCCGCCCGAAGTTCGATACCTCCACCCCGCTGACAGCGCCCGAGGGATCGATGACCAGGTTTTCCAGCCGGGTTTCGGTGCGAAGCTCCACCCCGGCCCTGAACACCGCCTCATAGGTGGCGCCCATCAGCGCTGCGCCCTGTGTGAAGCGCCGGTCCCGTGCGCTCACCCTGCGCGTGCCGCGATCCATCCAGTAGCGGCGGATGATGTTCGCTGCGACCCTGCGCCAGCCCTTCTGCTGCATCATCAGGGCAAAGGTTTCAACAAGATCCATCGAATAGCGGTGAAACAGCTTGAAGCGGTTGAACTGCTCTCGCATCAGCGGATAGCGATTATCGCCAAGCCGCCGGCCGTCATAGGTCGGCACGATCAGCGAACGGTCGGACCGCGCACCGGGCTTGTCGGGAAAGTAATCCGGCCAGGGCGAAACCATCAGCTCCACCCCGCTCTCTTTCAGGTAGTGCGCCATGCGGGGGGCCTGGTCGACATAGGCAGCCAGCTTCTCCGGATTGACCGGCCCGGAAGTGACGCTGGCAAGGTAATCCATCACCTGCTCGCGGCTGTCGTCCCCCTCGCCCAGCCCGTGGTTGGGGATCCACATCACGCCGCCCGAGGTCGCGCTGGTGCCGCCGAACTTGCAGGCCTTCTCGACAATCAGCACCGAGAGTCCCTGCTCGGCAGAGCGCAGGGCGGCCATGCCTCCTGCCGCGCCGGATCCCACCACCACGACATCGAAAGTCTCGCCAACTGACACGCCATTCTCCCCGGCTTTGCGTCCAGCCTTATTCCCCGCGCCTCGCCCCGGCGAAATGACCGCCGCGGCAGGACAAATTGCTTGCGCGCGCGCCTGCCAGCAACCACGCATTGCGCGAGCCCCGTTTCGAAGCCAAAGCCGGACACCGATGAGCGAACCTGCCTATATCCCTGCCGCCAGTGTGGCGGACCTGCCCCCCGGCGCGAAGAAGGCCGTGACCCTGAACGGGCAGGAAGTGCTGCTGTGCCACAATGGCGAGCGCGTCTTTGCCGTCAGCAACATCTGCAGCCATGCCGAAGAACGGCTCGAATGCGGACGGATGCGCGGCGGCTGGATCGCCTGCCCGATCCACGGCGCGCGTTTCGATCTGGAAACGGGCGAGGCGATGAACCCGCCGGCGACGCTGCCGATCAAGACCTATCCGGTGCGGATCGCGGGCGACACGATCGAAATCGCCATCTGATCCGCCGCCGGGCGCGCTTCCCTGCCCGGGCCATACCGCAGGGGAGTCGCTTGGGCGATATTCCCCAAAGTGCTCTTTTCGCCGCGCCTGCGGCAAGGCATTAGGCACGGCGTGACTGACCAAGCATCCCCTGACACGCTGCGCAGCGAACTGCGCAGCTGGCTCGCCGCCAACAAGCCGCAAGGCTGGCGTGACATCACCGATCACAAGGCCTTTGCCGACAGCCAGAAACAATGGTTCCTGAAGCTGGTCGAGGCGGGCTATGCGATTCCGCACTGGCCCAAGGAATGGCCGGGCGGTGGGCGCAGCCTGGCCGAACAGAAGGTCATCTACGAGGAAATGGCCGCGGCCGACACGCCGCGCCTGCTGCTCTCTTTCATTTCCACCTACCACGCCTATGCCACGCTGCATGAATGCGCGAACGATGAGCAGAAGACGCGCTACCTGCCCGGCATCCTGAAGGGTGAAACCTGGTGCCAGGGCTTTTCCGAGCCCGGCGCGGGATCCGACCTTGCGGCGATCAAGTGCAAGGCCGAACGCGACTCGCGCCCGGATGGCGATGTCTATGTGGTCAACGGCCAGAAGATCTGGTCGACCATGGCGCAATATGCCGACATGTGCCTGCTGCTGGTGCGCACCTCGTCCGAAGGTGCCAAGCAAGCCGGCATTACCTACCTGCTGATGGACATGAAGAGCCCCGGCGTCACGGTCCGCCCGATCGAACAGATCCAGGGCGACGAGGAATTCGCCGAAATCTTCCTCGACAACGTCGAGGTTCCGGTTTCGCAGCGCGTCGGCGAAGAGGGTGCAGGCTGGGCCGTGGCGCAGGCCACGCTGGCGTCCGAACGCGGCCTGACCCTGCTCGAACTGTCCAACCGCATGCGCGGTGCGCTTTCGCGCGTTGCCGAACTGATCCGTGAGCATGGCCACGCCGAAGATCGCGGCATCCTGCGCGATTTCGGTGCGCTGGTGACGCAGGTCGATGCCGCTTCGGCCCTGGCCGACCGGTTCCTCGAAAACCGCATTGCCGGGATTGAGCGCGTGGGCGACGCCTCCATCGTCAAGAACGCCTACAGCCGGGCGCTGCGCGCCTATTCGCTGCTGGGCGTGCGCCTGGGCGGCATGGCCGAGCAATACCGCGCACCGATCACCTTCGGTGACCTGAACACCGGCAACTGGATGGCCGATTTCATGAACTCCTACGCCTGGACCATCGCCGGCGGCAGCGAGGAAGTGCAGCGCAACATCATCGCCGAACGCATGCTGGGAATGCCGCGCGAACCGAAGGGGTGGGTACTGTGATCGAACTTTCGGAACTGCGCGATTCCGCGGCAAAGGCCTTTCCCGCCGGATCGATCCTGCCGAACCGCGAGGAAAGCTGGCAGTTGGCCTCGGAAATGGGCTGGCTGCTGGTCGACCTGCCGGAAGACCTGGGCGGGCTGGGCCTTGGCCGTGCCGCCGGGGCCGCGATCATCCAGGAACTCGGCAAGGTGCTTTGCACCGCGCCGCTGGTTCCGGCCCTGCTGGCGCTGCGCGGCATTGCCGGCGCGCCCGATTTCGATGGCAAGGCGCAGCTCGTCGAACGCATCTGCGGCGGGGAATACGTGCCGCTGAACATGCTGCCCGGCTCTGTGCGCGCGGCCCCGGACGGTTCGCTTTCCGGCCTGGTCCCGGGCCTGTTCGAAGCCGACATGGCCAGCACCGTTCTGGTCGGCAGCGATGATGGCTATCGCCTGATCCCCCTCGATGCGGAAGGTGTGACCCTGGTCGAACGCCCCCTGTGGGACGAAAGCCGCCGGATCTTCGACCTTGTCCTTGCCGGCGTCCCCGCTTCTGCTGCCACGCTTGTCGCCGATGGCGAAGCTGCCGCTGCGCTGCACGACGAGATCGCCCGCAGCGCAATGCTCTATGTCGCGGCTGACAGCCTTGGTGGGGCAGCCGCCACCTTCGACCTGACGGTCGAATACCTGAAGATGCGCAAGCAGTTTGACCGGCCGCTGGCAATGTTCCAGGCGCTCAAGCACCGCTGCGCCGATCTCAAGATCGCACTGACCGTTGCCGAAGCGCTGTTCGAAACGCGCGCAGCCGCAGCCGATACCGCTTCGGTCGTCGAACTTGGCGCGATGAAGGGTCATGCGACCGATACCTTCCGGCTTATCGTGGAGGACGCGATCCAGCTGCACGGCGGCATCGGCCTGACGCAGGAATATCCGGTTCACCACTACATGAAGCGGGCAATGCTGAACCTGCAGCTGTGCGGCAGCCTTGACCGTTTGCAGGAAGTGACCGGCCGGGCCGCTCTCGCCGCCTACGCCTGATCGCCGGGTCCGTCGCCCTGCCCCGCGCCTGCGATCAAGGCGCGTGCGGGGCGATCCGCGTCTGTCTGCCGCATTGACAAGCCGATGCAGACACGCAGGCTTGCACGGGCAAGGAGAGCGTGGATGAAAGCGGCATATATTACCGAAGGCGAAGGCATTGATGCGATCGCGGTGAAGGCGGTGGACGTTGCTCCGCCTGCCCCCGGAGAGGCGCAGGTACGGCTGCATTGCGCCACGATCAATTTCCGCGACCTGATCGTTGCAAAGGGCCTGCTGATTCCCTCGATGGGCGGCATCACCGGCGGCGGCCCGCGCATCCCCATGTCCTGCGCCACCGGCGTCGTTACCGCAGTGGGCGAAGGCGTGAGCAGGGTGAAACCGGGCGACCGCGTCAGCCCGATCTTTGCGCAGAGCTGGCTGCACGGCCGCGAACCGTCGATGGACATGCTGGGCGGCATGGCCGATGGCGTGGCCCGGCAACTCGCCAATTTCAGCGCCGAAGGCCTAGTCCACGTGCCTGACGAGCTTGGCGATCTTGAGGCGGCCACTTTCGCCTGCGCCGGGCTGACGGCCTGGAACGCCCTATTCCTCGACCGGCCGCTGCAACCCGGCGAATGGGTGCTTTGCCACGGCACCGGCGGGGTAAGCCTGGCGGCGATGCAGTTCGCCAAGGCGCATGGGGCGCATGTCATCCTCACCTCCTCCTCCGATGCCAAGCTGCGGCGTGGCAAGGCGCTGGGCGCGGACGTGGTGCTCAACTACCGCAGCGATCCGGACTGGGCGGCCAAGGCCCGCGCCGCCTCGGGCGGGGTACATATCGTTGTCGACGTGGCCGGGGCCAAGCAGCTTGACGCCAACCTCCAGACGCTTGCCCCGGATGGCATGATCGCGGCCATCGGCATGCTGGAAAGCGAGTTTTCCTGGGCGCGCATCGGCAGCACCCAGGCGCGGATCGTGCCGATCAACGTCGGCAACCGCGATGAGCACGAAGCCATGATCGCCTTCTGCGTGAAGCATGGCGTGCGGCCGGTGGTCGATGTCGTCTACGATCTCGATCGGATCCGCGATGCCTTCCGCCACGCCGAGAGCGGACGGTTTTTCGGAAAGGTTGGCATCAACCTGCTTTGACGCCTATCTGGAAACAATGGCGGAGCGGCAGACCTTTATCATCCATACCTTCACCATGGCATCGGACCTCAACGAGGACCGGATCCGGCTGCACGCAGTTGATCCGGCTGGCCAGTTCCAGGCAATTTTCCTGACGCGCCGCCTGGCGGATCGCTTCGTTCCGGTTCTGGCGGAGCGCGCGGAAAAGGCGGTGTCGGGGCCGATCCCTGGCGACCTGGTCCTGTCCATCGAGCAGGAGCGGCTGCGCATGGAGCGTGACAGCAACCCGCAACCGCCTGTGGAAGCCGTGCCCGATGCCCTGCCCTGGCTGTGCACGACCATCCACATGAGCGACAATCCGCAAGGCGGCGTGCAGATCGATTTCACCGACGAGCGATCAATCGACGCCTATCTCGGCCTTGACGAGCAATCGCTGCGCGCCATGCTCGACGTGTTCCTGATTACTTACCGCAACCTGGGCTGGAGCGAAGACGCCTTCCCCGACTGGGTCCGCTCGCGCGGAGAGGCCCAGCCGGTGCAGCGCGGCGCGCTCAACTGATCACAGCGAGTTGTCGACGCCCGCCGCGTGCTTGGCGGCAATGTAGCCGAAGGTCATCGACGGGCCGACGCTCGCCCCGGCACCCGGATAGACGCCGCCCATGATCGATGCCGTGGAAACGCCGCAGGCATAGAGGCCGGGGATCGGCTCGCCATCGGCCTTCAGCACACGCGCCTTGGCATCGATGATGGCACCGCCATAGGTCGAAACATCGCTCGGGATGATGTTGATGGCGAAGAACGGTCCCTTGTCGATGCGGCCCAGCGACGGGTTGGGCTGGTTGAACGGATCGCCCAGCCACTTGTCGTATTCGCGCCCGCCGCGGCCGAAATCCTCGTCCACGCCCTTGTCGACAAAGCCGTTCCAGCGCTCGATCGTGGCCTTCAGCACCGCCGGGTCGACCGAGATCTGCGCTGCCAGTTCCTCGATCGTGTTGCCCACCTTGAGGTAGCCGGCATCGACCAGCGCCTTGCGCTGCTCCGCGGTCTTCTGCCACTTGCCGTGCAGCTTGTAGTTCTCAAGGTAATTCTGGTCGAACACCGCCCAGCTGGGCACGGCGGGAACGGTGCGGTTGCGTTCGATCATGCGCTGGCAATACAGTTCGTAGGAGCCGCCTTCGTTCAGGTAGCGCACGCCGCTGTGGTCAACCAGGATCGCGCCCGGCTTGCCGGTGATGCCCTGCCCGCCGGGCTTGACGAAGTCCTTCTCGAAGCCCGGCGTCAGCGACGACTGGTAGCCGACCATCTGGTCCATCTGCGCCATGACGCCGCCAAGTTCCTCGATCTTGCCGAACAGGTCGCCGGTATCGCCCATCGGCACGTTCGACCATTCGGCCTTGGTGCCGGGCATGTACTTGTCGCGCATCGCCTGGTTCTGGGCAAAGCCGCCCGCGTTCACCAGCACGCCGAGGTTGGCGCCGATGCGGCGCGTCTTGCCATCGATCTCGGCAACGACGCCGACAACCTTGCCGCCCTCGACGATGAAGTCCTTCACCGGAGAGTTAACCCGGATGTCCACGCCGGTGGCAAGGGCTGCCTTGAGCATCCGCCCCTGCAGGGCCGCGCCGGAGCTGGTGTAGTTCCGGCCCGTGATCTTGGCCATGACCACGCGCACCGCAATCTTGGCGAACAGCCACTTGTAGGCCCAGCTCTTGTGCGCGTAGTTCAGCACCTTCATGCCGTCCTCCAGCTTCGCCGGGAAAGGCGCGCAGCCGGGGGCGAGCTTGTCCTTCCATTCGCCCAGCTCGTTGGTGTTGAAGTACTTGGCGGTGACGCAGCGGGTGGTCTTGCAGCCGCCCGGCAGGTCGTCATAGTAATCCGGCCAGAAATCGGTCGCCCGTTCCATCGTCACGCCCTGGCCGACGATGAAATCCAGCATCTTGGGAGATTCGTTGACATAGGCCACGCGCTTTTCGTGGCTGGTGCCGGGCGCATCAGTACCTTCGTTGGTGACTGCATCGAGATAGGTGATCGCCTTCTGCGGGCTTTCGTCCGCATCGGTCATGAAGCGGTTGTTGGGAATCCACATGACGCCACCCGACTTGGCCGTGGTGCCGCCGACAACCGGCATCTTTTCAAGGATCACGGCGGTCTTGCCTGCCTTGCGCATGACCATGGCCGAACTCATCGAACCGGCACCGCTGCCGACAACCACCCAGTCGAAAGTTTCGTCGAAACCGGACATTGCAATTCCTCTCCTTGAATGGCGCGCAATTGAGCCCGGAAGCCAGCCGCGATCAAGGGTGGATCGCCACCATATCGCAGGGGCGCGCACCGAGGCGGATTGCGACCACCGTATCGGCTGCTAGACAAGCGGCATGAGCAACCTTCCCACTTTCAGCACCGTCCAACTCGTCCGCAAGGGGCGCCGCCTCGACGTGGCGCTCAACCGCCCCGACGCGATGAACGCGGTCAATCTCGAGCTGCATGACGAACTGGCAGAGGCACTGCAGTTCGCCCGCGTTGACAAGGGTTCGGACCTTGTCGTGCTGACGGGCGCAGGCCGCGCCTTTTCCGCCGGCGGCGATCTCGACCACATCCTGCGCAACGCCCAGACGCCCAGCCTGTTTGATCACGAGGCGGAAGTTGCCAAGCGCATCGTCTATACCCTGCTCGACATCGAAAAGCCGGTGATCTGCCGCCTCAATGGCCACGCCGTGGGCCTGGGCGCGACGCTGGCGCTGTTTGCCGACGTCATCTTCGCCTCGGAAAAGGCCAAGATCGGCGATCCGCACGTCCACCTCGGCCTGGTGGCGGGTGATGGCGGCGCGGTGATCTGGGCAGCGCGGATCGGGCTTGGCCGGGCCAAGGAATACCTGCTGTCGGGCGATCTGCTCACGGCGCAGAAGGCGGCAGAGATCGGCCTGGTCAACCATTGCCTGCCGGCCGAAGAGCTGGACGGTGCGGTCGATGCGTTCTGCGACAAGCTGCTTGCCGGTGCGCAATATGCCATCCGCGCCACCAAGGTGCTGACCAACATGGAACTGAAGCGCGTCGCCCATTCCGTTATGGAAGCAGGCATTGCCATGGAATCGGTCAGCGTGCGCAGCGCCGATCACCTGGAAGGGGTGATGGCCCTGCGCGAAAAGCGGGCTCCGAAGTTCGGGGGCTGATCGCCCCCGCCCCTCTTCAGCCTTCGACGCGTTCGCCGAATTCCTCGAAAATCACGGTGTAGGAACTGGGATTGTCCGCCGCGTCGCTGGGCGTGCGGGGGCTGGCAGCGAAGGCACCCAGCGTGGCGCGCAGGTCATCGGTTTCGATATCGTAGACGGCCAGGTACTTCTTGCCGAGGCCCGAGGGATCCTGCAGCGGCACGGCCATGCGATAACGCTGCGCGCCGACAACGCCCGGTGTGGCGCAGACCTCGGGCAAGTGGACGTTCTGGTACCACTCGTTGAATTCGTCTTCGCGCCCTTCGACGGGGTTGGTCAGGGCGATCATCTTGTAGCGGGGCATGGTTGGTCCTCTCTCCGGGTTTGCCGGCGAGATTAACCGGCATCCCCCGATCGGCAAGGCGGCGCGGCAAGGCCCAGGCTTGTTCCCGCCGACGCGATGCTTGCTCCGGCGGTGTCCGGTCAGTCTGCGGGGAAGCCTTCAGCCTGTCCCTGCCCCGGATCGTTATCGGCATGGCCGCGAAACTCGCGCGGGTTCATGTTGAAAACCCGCTTGAACATGCGGCTGAAATGCGCCGGGCTCTTGAAGCCGACGCCATAGGCGATCTCGCTGATCGAAATGTCGCGCGGGTCGGTGGATGACAGCCACGACTTCGCCTTCTCCAGCCGCTGCTCCCACACCAGCTCGGAAAAGCTCGTGCCCTTCAACCGCAGCAGGAACGAAAGATAGCGCGGCGAAATGCCGCAACCGCGCGCCACCATCGCGGTGGAAAGCTGGGGGTCCGACAGGTGCACCTCGATAAAGCGCAGGACCTCGTCCAGCCGCCGGTCGGCGATGGTCTGGCGCGTGGCAAGCCCTTCGCTGTCCGCCTTCACCGCATTGCCGATGATGTGCAGCGCGCAATCGACCAGCGCGCGGGCGCTTTCGGCGGCGAGATTGCCGTCATCGTCGAACACGTCGGTGAACAGGTTTTCGGCAATGGCCAGTTCCGGCCGCTCCACGTGCATGAACAGTCCGGTATCGAAGTCGCGGGCGATGTGGGCGCGCAGGATGTGCGTGGGGACGGTAACGTGCAGCGTCTCGTTGACGCCTTCCTCGTCGGTGTTGCACTCGATCAGGAAGGGCGACATCGAACGGGTGATGGCAAAATCGCCGGGATGGGCCACCTTGTTGCCGCACTGGTTGGACAGGCCCAGGCTGCCCCGCTTGACGAACCACAGCACCGAAAGATCGGTTGCGTCCTCGCGGATGTGCTGTCGGGTGCGGCGGAAATAGCTCTTCGGGCTGGAGCTAAGGCGGATGATGGAAATAGGCCCGACCGACTTGCGCTCCGCCTTGACCTCGACCGATGGGCCTTCGTCCAGCCAGTAATCGCCCAGATAGTATTCCTGCGACCGTTCGCCGCGAAACAGCTTCTGGCAATCGCTGACGTTGCGCCGGTCTATCGAAAACAGGGTTTCTGCCACGCGTCCTCTCCCAAAGGCTTGCTGCGTCCTAGCCCTTGCGGCCCTTCATCGAGAGGCGCCATTCGGGCGGGTAATTGAGATCGTGATTCTTCACGACCTTGCCGATGCCCTCCTGGAAGGTGGAATCCTTGCCCAGGTTCACGTCATCGCCGCCATCGTCCTTCATCAGCGGCAACATGGCTTCGAGCCAGCCGGTAAGCAGGCTGCCGAAATATTCGCCGCGATACTGCTTGTAGGCCTCGATGAAGGTCTTCTGCGCCACCACCACGTCTGTCGGCCGGGTGATCGAGCAGGCATGGGCGTATTTCGCCGTCTCTGCCTCAAGCCGGTCACGCGGAACGACCGAGTTGACGAAGCCGCCGCGCAGCATCTCGTCTGCGGTGAACGGACGCCCGGTGAACAGCATCTCGGAAAAGCGGCGCAGGCCCACCGTTTCCAGCCATTGCCACATGCGCGGGCCCCAACCGGCGTAGCGGAACGATGGATGGCCGAACAGGGCATCGTCGGCAGAAACGATCAGGTCGCAATCGGCGCACTGGTAGAAGTGCCAGCCATAGCAATAGCCCTTGGCCTCGATGATCGAGATCTTCTTGAACTCCTGCAAGGGCCGGTTGCCCGAGCGCGCCTTGGCATAATAGTCCGTCAGGCCGTGCAGGTAGCGGAACGAACCTGCCGGGGGATACTTCACTTCCGGATCGTCGATCTCAAGGTCTACCAGGAAGCCGTCGCCGGGCTGCGGATTGAGGTAAAGGTCGCCATGCTCGTCAAGGTCGCCGCCGGAACCGAAGTGATCGCCCATGCCGCGGATCACCAGCACCTTCACGTCATCGTCGATATTGGCCTTGTGCACCAGCTCGCCAAAGCGGGCGCGCATGCCGATGGTGGCGGTGTTGTGCTTGTCTACCCGGTCCAGCGTGATCGTGGCGATCTTCGTCGCCTTGTCCTTTTCGTAGCGGACGTGCTGTTCGGCAGCGGCCTTGTGCGCGGCGATGGTCTTGAGCTCGTACATCTGCGGCAGGCTCCCTCTCTCTGACGCGAAGGTGTGCCACAGCGGCGGGTCGATCCACCTGCAATGCGCGCAAGCTGGTCGATAGCAGGCGCGATAGTGGTTGGAATCGGTCCGCAACCTGATAGCCTGCCCGCTTCGGGAGATAGGCCCCGCAACCATGGCAAGCGAACCCTTCTTCAGCCTTGACGGACCGCTCGACGTGTCCCCCGCCAGCGGCCAGGTGCGCGCGGCGAACTTCGCCGGCTTCGCGCAGCTTGCGCGCACCATGGGCCGCGATGCGCGCGGGATCGTGGAGCGGCACGGGATGGAGGCGCGCGTGCTTTCCGATCCGGAAAGCCACATCGCAGCCCAGCAGCTGGCCGACGTGTTCGAATATTGCAGCGCCGCCTTCGACGACAGCCTGTTCGGCCTGCACTTTGCGCAGAACCAGGATCCGGACGTCTTCGGCTGCATCACCGCCCTTGCCCGCGCCGCGCCCGACGTTCGCACCGCGCTGGGCGCATTTGTCGAGTACATGCCGGTGGTCCATTCGCCCGACAGCGAGGTGCTGCTGATCGAAGGGGCGGAAACCGCGGAGTTCTGCTGGCAGGTCAACACCGATCTCGGCGTCAATGACCAGGCGCATTACCAGGCGGCGATGCTCAACGTGAAGCTGCTGCAAATGCTGGGCGGGCCGCAGTTCCGCCCGACATGGATCAGCCTTTCGGCAGAGCCGCGCGCCGCCGACATTCCCGAGATGGAGCGCCTGCTGGGCTGCCGCGTCCACCCGCGCAGTCGCCGCAATTCGGTGGCCTTCCCGATCCATACGCTCGACCAGCCCGTGCCCACCGCGAACCGCCTGCTATATCGCCTGCTCGGCGGATACCTTGAGCGGGTGCGCGATACGCAGAAGGTGGGTCTGGCGGAAAAGGCCGCAAGCTACATTCGCGGAGCCCTGCCGATGGGCAATTGCTCGATCGAGCGCTGCGCCGCCAAGCTGGGCCTTTCGGTGCGGACCCTGCAAGGCAGGCTGGCCGAACAGGGCCTGCGGTTCTCCGAAATGGTCGAGCACCAGCGTGAGGCCATGGCGCGCGACCTGCTGAAGGCCAGCAACCTTTCGCTCGACGAAATCGCCGAGCGGCTCGGCTATGGCGAACAGACCAGCTTCGGCCGGGCTTTCAAGCGGTGGACCGGGATGACGCCGCAGGCCTTCAGGCAGGCCGCCTAGGCCATTTCCAGCACGACGCGCCCTGCTGCCTTGCCCGAAAAGGCCAGTTCCATCGCCGCGACATAGTCCTCCAGCGGGAAGCGCGCGGCAATGGCGGGGTGGAAGTGCCCCTCGCCTGCCAGTTCCATCACCTTCACCCGGTTGGCGGCAGCCTCTTCAGGCCGCGCCAGCGCATGGCCGCGCATTTGCACGCCGACCAGGCTGGCGCATTTGAGCAGCGGCAGGTTCGTCTTCAGCGCCGTGAGGCCACCCGTGAAGCCAATAACCAGGTGCCGCCCACCATAGCCGAGGGTGCGGAAGGCAAGATCGGTCGCATCGCCGCCAACGGGGTCGAAAACGATGTCGATGTCCTTGCCGCCATTGGCCGCCTTTACCTGTTCGCGCCAATCCTCGGCACCGGTCTGCACCACGGCGTCCGCGCCGCCCGCCCGCGCGGCCGCCTGCTTTTCCGGGCTGGATGCAGAGGCGATGACGTGCAGGCCAAGGTACTTGCCCACTTCCACGGCGGC is a window from the Novosphingobium sp. TH158 genome containing:
- a CDS encoding AraC family transcriptional regulator, yielding MASEPFFSLDGPLDVSPASGQVRAANFAGFAQLARTMGRDARGIVERHGMEARVLSDPESHIAAQQLADVFEYCSAAFDDSLFGLHFAQNQDPDVFGCITALARAAPDVRTALGAFVEYMPVVHSPDSEVLLIEGAETAEFCWQVNTDLGVNDQAHYQAAMLNVKLLQMLGGPQFRPTWISLSAEPRAADIPEMERLLGCRVHPRSRRNSVAFPIHTLDQPVPTANRLLYRLLGGYLERVRDTQKVGLAEKAASYIRGALPMGNCSIERCAAKLGLSVRTLQGRLAEQGLRFSEMVEHQREAMARDLLKASNLSLDEIAERLGYGEQTSFGRAFKRWTGMTPQAFRQAA
- a CDS encoding NADPH:quinone oxidoreductase family protein, with product MPRAVTADQFGPPESYRLAEHDPGAPGEGQVRVAIKAAGVSFVDVLTARGEYQFKPPLPYVPGSEYAGVVEAVGAGVSALAVGDRVFGSSLGNTFAEAGLFNAANVSKVPEGMDFAEAAVFPVNYQTAWHALVDRAAARPGESLLVLGAAGGTGFAAVEVGKYLGLHVIASASSPEKQAAARAGGADAVVQTGAEDWREQVKAANGGKDIDIVFDPVGGDATDLAFRTLGYGGRHLVIGFTGGLTALKTNLPLLKCASLVGVQMRGHALARPEEAAANRVKVMELAGEGHFHPAIAARFPLEDYVAAMELAFSGKAAGRVVLEMA
- a CDS encoding enoyl-CoA hydratase/isomerase family protein gives rise to the protein MYELKTIAAHKAAAEQHVRYEKDKATKIATITLDRVDKHNTATIGMRARFGELVHKANIDDDVKVLVIRGMGDHFGSGGDLDEHGDLYLNPQPGDGFLVDLEIDDPEVKYPPAGSFRYLHGLTDYYAKARSGNRPLQEFKKISIIEAKGYCYGWHFYQCADCDLIVSADDALFGHPSFRYAGWGPRMWQWLETVGLRRFSEMLFTGRPFTADEMLRGGFVNSVVPRDRLEAETAKYAHACSITRPTDVVVAQKTFIEAYKQYRGEYFGSLLTGWLEAMLPLMKDDGGDDVNLGKDSTFQEGIGKVVKNHDLNYPPEWRLSMKGRKG